From one Candoia aspera isolate rCanAsp1 chromosome 17, rCanAsp1.hap2, whole genome shotgun sequence genomic stretch:
- the PRUNE1 gene encoding exopolyphosphatase PRUNE1 isoform X2, with amino-acid sequence MESFLRGCRAALQEHIQSRKEVHVVLGNEACDLDSTVSALVLAYILAKTSPDSKAAFVPVINIPRLDFPLRTESTFLLQQQQIPGNALVFRDEIDLAGLHRAGLLSLTLVDHHVLPSRDAALESAVVEVVDHRPLERERAPPCRVKAELVGSCATLVTERILLGPVHTLDSQVAALLYGTILLDCVNMAAEAGKVTPKDSHYISLLESMFPELQPRNDVFDALQRAKFDVSGLTTEQMLRKDLKSLAGKGTAVAISAIYVALRDFLHRPGLEQDLGAFCRQRGYDALIAMTISFTECSEPFRQLAVYGQQAELRAAVCQALEHSSSPPLSLSHLESPCPTIRAYHQGNTTASRKKVLPIVQEFLRQRAGHDPTGPSMQTDVSGGGPPTRVEPQGAGSRDADCNVAAKDPPKPHCPGEDLADDDTPLPPTPMNSLVDECPLHQGLPRVSPEAIFEKVTRMATDRSLASRSPTKK; translated from the exons ACATCTCCAGACTCGAAGGCGGCCTTCGTTCCTGTCATCAACATCCCCCGTTTAGACTTCCCGCTACGTACAGAGAGCACCTTCCTTCTCCAGCAGCAACAGATCCCTGGGAATGCCCTTGTCTTCCGGGATGAGATCGATCTGGCTGGCTTGCACCGGGCGGGCCTGCTGTCCCTGACGCTGGTTGACCACCACGTCTTGCCAAG CAGGGACGCGGCGCTGGAGTCGGCTGTGGTCGAGGTGGTGGACCACCGCCCCCTGGAGAGGGAGAGGGCCCCTCCCTGCAGAGTCAAAGCCGAGCTGGTGGGCTCCTGTGCCACCCTGGTGACCGAAAGGATCCTGCTGGGGCCCGTGCACACTTTAGACAGCCAGGTGGCTGCTCTGCTGTACG GAACAATCTTGCTGGACTGCGTGAACATGGCTGCCGAAGCGGGCAAAGTGACTCCGAAGGACAGTCATTACATTTCTCTTCTGGAATCGATGTTCCCCGAGCTGCAGCCAAGAAACGACGTCTTTGACGCCCTGCAGAGAGCCAAGTTTGATGTCTCAG GCCTCACCACGGAGCAGATGCTGCGGAAGGACCTCAAGAGCCTTGCCGGCAAGGGAACAGCGGTGGCCATCAGTGCCATATACGTCGCTCTTCGG GATTTCTTGCACCGTCCTGGGCTGGAGCAGGACCTGGGTGCCTTCTGTCGCCAAAGGGGCTACGATGCGCTGATCGCCATGACCATCTCCTTCACTGAATGCAGCGAGCCATTCCGGCAGCTGGCGGTGTACGGGCAGCAGGCTGAGCTTCGGGCAGCG GTCTGCCAAGCCTTGGAGCACTCTAGCAGCCCGCCCCTCAGCCTCTCCCACCTCGAGAGCCCGTGCCCCACCATCCGCGCCTACCACCAGGGTAACACCACCGCCTCCCGCAAGAAAGTCCTTCCGATCGTCCAAGAATTCCTGCGGCAGCGGGCTGGGCACGATCCTACCGGCCCCAGCATGCAGACAGATGTTTCTGGCGGCGGCCCCCCAACGAGGGTGGAGCCCCAAGGCGCGGGGAGCCGTGACGCGGACTGCAACGTGGCTGCGAAAGATCCCCCGAAGCCCCACTGCCCGGGGGAGGACTTGGCGGATGATGACACCCCCCTGCCGCCAACCCCGATGAACAGCCTGGTGGATGAGTGCCCCCTGCACCAGGGCCTCCCCAGGGTCTCCCCCGAGGCCATCTTCGAGAAGGTCACCCGCATGGCCACGGATCGCTCTCTGGCCAGCCGGAGCCCCACAAAGAAGTGA